From a region of the Maridesulfovibrio frigidus DSM 17176 genome:
- a CDS encoding ATP synthase subunit I, protein MTSSNYILLCAFFASGAVLAAFHFGGLWATVRYLPKAVRPRLFFWSGCLLRYGVTLFVFGQIMKQGGAPIAAAFLGFYLLRTFALSKYCSDEKALICGSRRKPWK, encoded by the coding sequence ATGACAAGTAGCAATTATATCTTGCTTTGCGCTTTTTTTGCTTCTGGAGCGGTTCTCGCGGCATTTCATTTTGGTGGACTTTGGGCAACTGTCCGATATTTACCAAAAGCTGTGCGACCTCGTTTATTTTTCTGGTCAGGTTGTTTGCTAAGATATGGAGTGACTCTGTTTGTTTTTGGACAAATTATGAAACAGGGTGGAGCGCCAATTGCTGCGGCATTTCTCGGATTTTATTTGCTTAGGACTTTTGCGCTGTCGAAGTATTGCTCTGATGAAAAAGCACTGATTTGCGGTAGCAGGAGAAAGCCGTGGAAATAA
- a CDS encoding F0F1 ATP synthase subunit A, protein MEISPDNTVYLSYEFMKLNDTLVYTWVVMFLLVGFSWLVTRKITSSSVISDKQNILEILVDGLLTQIEGATNQRPERFLPLLGTLFIFILVSNILAVVPGFAPPTGSLSTTTAFSLIVFFAVPYYGIKENGLRNYLKSYIQPSPMMLPFNIIGEVSRTFALAVRLFGNILSGTMMGAILLVIMPLLVPVIMQLLGLLIGVVQAYIFTVLAAVFIAAGLEVHTSNS, encoded by the coding sequence GTGGAAATAAGCCCGGATAATACTGTTTATTTAAGTTACGAATTTATGAAGCTTAACGACACCCTTGTATATACGTGGGTTGTCATGTTTCTACTCGTGGGTTTTTCATGGTTGGTTACCCGCAAAATTACATCCTCATCGGTTATATCTGATAAACAAAACATCCTTGAAATACTAGTTGATGGATTGCTGACACAGATTGAAGGGGCAACAAATCAACGTCCTGAAAGATTTCTGCCACTTCTTGGGACACTTTTTATTTTTATCCTTGTTTCAAATATTCTCGCCGTAGTTCCTGGGTTTGCTCCTCCCACGGGATCACTTTCCACAACAACTGCGTTCAGTCTGATCGTTTTTTTCGCAGTTCCCTATTACGGGATCAAAGAGAATGGCCTTCGTAATTACCTTAAGAGCTATATTCAGCCATCGCCCATGATGCTCCCATTTAATATAATTGGAGAGGTTAGCAGGACCTTTGCTCTTGCTGTGCGTTTATTCGGTAATATCTTGAGCGGAACGATGATGGGCGCTATTTTATTGGTGATAATGCCGCTTTTAGTTCCTGTCATAATGCAACTTCTCGGGCTTTTGATTGGTGTTGTTCAGGCATATATTTTTACGGTTTTAGCTGCAGTATTTATTGCCGCAGGTTTGGAAGTTCATACTAGTAATAGTTAG
- a CDS encoding F0F1 ATP synthase subunit C, which translates to METLGWIAFGSVIAAGLCMGIGAIGPAIGQGMALSRALSAIAQQPDETNTIVKFLFVGMAMVESTAIYCFVLAMILLFANPFWNFFIEKAAG; encoded by the coding sequence ATGGAAACTCTTGGCTGGATCGCATTCGGATCGGTTATAGCCGCCGGACTTTGTATGGGTATCGGGGCTATTGGGCCTGCTATTGGGCAAGGGATGGCATTGTCGCGCGCACTTAGTGCAATTGCTCAGCAGCCTGATGAAACCAATACCATCGTAAAATTCTTATTTGTAGGTATGGCAATGGTTGAATCAACTGCAATTTATTGTTTTGTACTTGCAATGATTTTGCTGTTTGCAAATCCATTTTGGAACTTTTTTATTGAGAAGGCAGCGGGTTAA
- a CDS encoding F0F1 ATP synthase subunit B family protein: protein MLIDWFTVFAQIINFFVLIFLLKLFLYGPLVEAMKKRKERVADEMTQAHRTRNEAEELHKSLETKHSELEHKAAHVMSEIHAESEKWRQQAMVAAQKEIEVQREEWLSALDREKQSLALSLKKRVMKEVTGAASRIMLDLTDSNLEERVVAGLLVSVEDETGKVDCGNSEIIVRTGFVHDGKNRERTEDALARIFPDCNQRVFTVDPNLGIGVELIAGDRKWEWSLSSYIVDLEKSIFEEIGAEPSSVSADKSEKDSGGGL from the coding sequence ATGTTGATAGACTGGTTCACCGTCTTTGCGCAAATCATTAACTTCTTTGTGTTAATTTTTTTGCTTAAATTGTTTCTTTATGGCCCCCTTGTGGAGGCAATGAAGAAGCGCAAAGAACGTGTGGCCGACGAGATGACGCAGGCGCATAGGACTAGAAATGAAGCAGAAGAACTTCATAAGTCGCTGGAAACAAAGCATAGCGAACTTGAACATAAAGCTGCACATGTGATGTCTGAAATCCATGCAGAATCTGAAAAATGGCGTCAGCAGGCTATGGTAGCCGCTCAGAAGGAAATTGAAGTCCAGCGCGAAGAGTGGCTATCCGCTTTAGATCGCGAAAAGCAGAGTCTTGCTCTTAGCTTAAAGAAACGAGTTATGAAGGAAGTCACCGGAGCAGCTTCGCGTATAATGTTAGACTTAACTGATTCAAATCTTGAAGAACGGGTAGTGGCTGGCTTATTGGTTTCGGTAGAAGATGAGACTGGTAAGGTCGATTGCGGGAACAGTGAAATTATTGTCCGTACCGGGTTTGTGCATGACGGGAAAAACAGAGAAAGAACGGAAGATGCTTTAGCCAGAATTTTCCCCGATTGTAATCAGCGGGTATTCACTGTTGACCCTAATCTAGGAATTGGAGTGGAGCTTATTGCGGGTGACAGAAAATGGGAATGGTCCCTTTCATCTTACATTGTTGATTTGGAAAAATCTATTTTTGAGGAAATCGGAGCAGAGCCATCGAGTGTGTCGGCTGATAAATCTGAAAAAGATTCGGGCGGAGGTTTGTGA
- a CDS encoding F0F1 ATP synthase subunit alpha has protein sequence MGFLSDNMDQAFGAYEKGLDKMDYNPESREVGRVISVARGVAQVEGLKSVRSEELLTLGNGVQGMALDLLPDSIGVALLGRSADLSAGDEAIPSGTVLSVPVGEALIGRVVDPLGNPLDDGPMLDTNQTRPIECEAPPILMRAPVDTPMASGLKVVDTLIPIGRGQRELILGDRQTGKTAVALDIILNQKKGDVVCVYCAIGQRSTSVARVISALRKHGAMAYTFVVVVEGDAPSGMQYIAPYAATSMAEYFMEQGRDVLIVYDDLTRHAQAYRQLSLLMRRPPGREAFPGDIFYIHSRLLERSTRLSPKHGGGTLTALPIVETEAQNISAYIPTNLISITDGQIYLSPVLFQKGLLPAVDVGKSVSRVGGRAQPVAYRKVSGDLRLTYSQFQELEAFARFGTRLDKDTRKRLDHGVRVRELLKQDRFSPLSAAEQLVILWAASLGLLDEVPLDKIGDIQDFILADARDNFADFERLPKADSNDKIWEDLKLNIKKCIDLWGVSDASS, from the coding sequence ATGGGATTTCTTTCAGACAATATGGATCAGGCGTTCGGAGCATATGAGAAAGGGCTTGATAAAATGGATTACAATCCTGAGTCTCGCGAAGTAGGGCGTGTTATTTCTGTAGCGCGAGGAGTTGCGCAGGTTGAAGGTCTTAAATCTGTCCGTTCGGAAGAACTCCTCACTTTAGGTAACGGGGTTCAGGGAATGGCGCTTGATCTACTGCCAGACTCCATAGGAGTTGCGCTACTTGGACGAAGTGCTGATCTTAGCGCGGGTGATGAAGCTATTCCATCTGGTACTGTTCTAAGCGTTCCCGTTGGCGAGGCGTTGATTGGCAGGGTTGTTGATCCGCTAGGGAACCCACTAGATGACGGCCCCATGCTCGACACTAATCAAACCCGCCCAATAGAATGTGAAGCTCCGCCGATTCTCATGCGCGCCCCAGTGGATACACCTATGGCTTCCGGGCTTAAGGTTGTCGATACCCTGATTCCCATAGGTCGTGGACAGCGGGAACTCATTCTAGGCGACAGGCAGACGGGTAAAACGGCTGTTGCGCTTGATATTATACTTAATCAGAAAAAGGGCGACGTAGTTTGTGTCTATTGCGCTATCGGACAGCGTAGCACTTCTGTTGCCAGAGTTATTTCCGCACTGCGGAAACATGGCGCTATGGCTTATACTTTCGTCGTTGTGGTCGAAGGGGATGCTCCATCGGGTATGCAGTACATTGCTCCTTACGCCGCAACAAGTATGGCTGAATATTTCATGGAGCAGGGGCGCGATGTTCTCATTGTATATGATGACCTCACTCGGCATGCACAGGCGTATCGTCAGCTTAGCCTGCTAATGCGAAGGCCTCCGGGGCGCGAAGCATTTCCCGGTGATATTTTCTATATCCATTCAAGACTCCTCGAGCGATCCACAAGGCTAAGTCCTAAACATGGTGGCGGAACTCTGACGGCATTGCCTATAGTCGAGACGGAAGCTCAAAACATTTCGGCGTATATTCCGACAAACCTTATTTCCATAACCGATGGGCAAATTTACCTGTCACCAGTGCTATTCCAAAAGGGACTGCTCCCTGCTGTTGATGTGGGTAAATCTGTTTCAAGGGTTGGTGGTCGTGCTCAGCCTGTGGCGTATCGAAAAGTCTCGGGTGATCTGCGACTTACATATTCTCAGTTTCAGGAACTGGAAGCTTTTGCAAGGTTCGGCACTCGGCTTGATAAGGATACACGTAAAAGGCTTGATCATGGAGTGCGGGTTAGAGAACTGCTCAAGCAGGATAGGTTTTCGCCCCTTAGTGCAGCAGAGCAGCTTGTAATTTTGTGGGCTGCATCACTCGGGCTTTTAGATGAGGTCCCGCTCGACAAAATTGGAGATATTCAGGATTTCATATTAGCTGATGCCAGAGATAATTTTGCAGATTTTGAAAGACTGCCTAAAGCCGATTCAAATGATAAAATTTGGGAAGACTTAAAGCTTAACATTAAGAAATGTATAGATCTTTGGGGAGTGTCCGATGCAAGCTCTTGA